The Papio anubis isolate 15944 chromosome 5, Panubis1.0, whole genome shotgun sequence genome has a segment encoding these proteins:
- the FNDC9 gene encoding fibronectin type III domain-containing protein 9, producing the protein MNIEVGNISYTGAIISWSSSEPCLEDYYHIMYRPNWNSIFSGYLRYSFHHEEKVPRTISSVVLEHLAPSTLYFLCISCKKAAFPYRHYCTMFHTLDKSPLAPGSSLVDPQISLWVLMAILLACFTAVLAFICLQFWCVRCHEPRWSYRAGHMEEANGLVRWPEEAPDLGQREEDLQGLPLVEVPRKNSRDEAELNPEANQDAPDAGALQRGGGDQPAILPHCGE; encoded by the coding sequence ATGAACATCGAGGTGGGGAACATTTCTTATACAGGAGCCATCATCTCCTGGTCGTCCTCGGAGCCCTGCCTGGAGGACTATTACCATATTATGTATAGGCCCAACTGGAACAGCATCTTCTCTGGCTATCTTCGCTACAGCTTCCACCACGAGGAGAAGGTGCCTCGAACGATCAGCTCCGTGGTGCTGGAACATCTCGCCCCTTCCACTCTCTACTTCCTGTGCATCAGCTGTAAGAAGGCTGCCTTCCCTTACAGGCACTACTGCACCATGTTCCACACCCTGGATAAGAGTCCGCTGGCTCCCGGAAGCTCCCTGGTAGACCCCCAAATCTCCCTTTGGGTGCTGATGGCTATTCTGCTGGCCTGCTTCACAGCTGTCTTGGCCTTCATCTGCCTCCAGTTCTGGTGTGTCCGTTGCCATGAGCCGCGATGGTCTTACAGGGCTGGCCACATGGAGGAGGCCAATGGGTTGGTGAGATGGCCAGAGGAGGCCCCGGATCTTGGTCAGAGGGAGGAAGACCTGCAGGGGCTCCCCCTGGTGGAAGTGCCACGCAAGAACTCCAGAGATGAAGCTGAACTGAATCCTGAAGCCAACCAGGATGCCCCTGATGCGGGTGCCTTACAGAGAGGGGGTGGTGACCAACCCGCCATACTGCCTCATTGTGGGGAATGA